From a single Salmo salar chromosome ssa22, Ssal_v3.1, whole genome shotgun sequence genomic region:
- the LOC106583550 gene encoding protransforming growth factor alpha has protein sequence MMNRAFWDAIFLITGSLFTYGIGQDNSTIATNSTMTTTPPVTTTVNVTTSSTTTTSITTTTTIPVKKFVAAAVRSHFDDCPDSHSHFCFHGTCRFLILEETPACVCHQGFVGMRCEHADLLAVVATNHRQQTVATVLVLCVIGCVLTMLLCTLLHCWWRRDGLGRRHRLHCAPEKQGSMLKGRGSCCHSESVV, from the exons ATGATGAATCGGGCTTTCTGGGATGCGATATTTCTCATTACTG GTTCCCTCTTTACATATGGAATAGGCCAGGATAATTCCACTATTGCTACTAATTCTACAATGACCACCACACCTCCTGTAACTACCACTGTAAATGTTACTACctcttctactaccaccaccagtatcaccactacaaccaccattcCAGTGAAaa agtTTGTTGCAGCAGCTGTTCGATCCCACTTCGATGACTGTCCTGACTCCCACAGCCACTTCTGTTTCCATGGCACCTGTCGTTTCTTGATTCTGGAGGAGACGCCTGCATGTGT GTGTCACCAAGGCTTCGTAGGGATGCGATGTGAGCACGCCGACCTGCTAGCTGTCGTGGCCACCAATCACAGGCAACAGACAGTTGCCACGGTGCTAGTTCTGTGTGTGATTGGTTGCGTCTTGACGATGCTGCTCTGCACCCTTTTACA ttGCTGGTGGAGGCGGGACGGTTTGGGGCGGAGGCACAGACTCCACTGTGCCCCAGAGAAACAAGGCAGTATGCTGAAGGGCCGAGGGTCCTGCTGTCACTCTGAAAGTG TGGTGTAA
- the hdhd3 gene encoding haloacid dehalogenase-like hydrolase domain-containing protein 3: MRVPLHWVLWDVKDTLLKVRRSVGEQYCQEVKRTAGFSLNPTEVEAAFRQSFHQYSKLYPNYGFAQGLGGKAWWMGVVRDTFAQCRVQDAALLDTLAHNLYHGFCSPNNWEVFPDSAKTLESISSLGLKQGVVSNFDNRLEGILRDCGLLSHFSFLLTSEEAGIAKPNPAIFHQALEKCGVTAASVAHIGDHYVNDYVTSRSLGLHGYLLDRQGRNKYPDVPPQHRLKTLEELPARLQQHMD, from the exons ATGCGTGTGCCACTGCACTGGGTGCTGTGGGATGTGAAAGACACCCTGCTGAAGGTGCGCAGGTCTGTCGGGGAGCAGTACTGCCAGGAGGTCAAGCGAACAGCAGGTTTCAGTCTTAACCCTACAGAGGTGGAGGCTGCCTTCCGCCAGTCCTTCCATCAGTACTCCAAACTCTACCCCAACTACGGTTTCGCCCAGGGCCTGGGGGGGAAGGCCTGGTGGATGGGAGTGGTTCGGGACACCTTCGCCCAGTGTAGAGTGCAGGACGCAGCCCTACTGGACACACTGGCCCACAACTTGTATCATGGCTTCTGCAGCCCTAATAACTGGGAG GTATTTCCAGACTCGGCGAAGACCCTGGAGAGCATATCCTCCCTGGGACTGAAGCAGGGTGTGGTGTCCAACTTTGACAATCGCCTGGAGGGGATTCTACGAGACTGTGGCCTGCTGTCTCACTTCAGCTTCCTGCTCACCTCAGAGGAGGCCGGTATAGCCAAGCCTAACCCAGCAATCTTCCACCAGGCACTAGAGAAATGTGGCGTAACAGCCGCGAGTGTAGCTCACATTGGGGACCATTATGTCAATGACTATGTGACCTCTCGGTCACTGGGCCTCCATGGGTACTTGCTGGACAGACAGGGCAGGAATAAATACCCTGATGTTCCCCCACAGCATCGATTAAAGACCCTGGAGGAGCTACCTGCACGTCTCCAGCAACATATGGACTAA